A genomic region of Leptidea sinapis chromosome 46, ilLepSina1.1, whole genome shotgun sequence contains the following coding sequences:
- the LOC126978028 gene encoding CHH-like protein — protein sequence MHLSSLQVCAAVLTLALAAAAPPTTTHHVARRSFFNLQCKGVYDAAIFARLDRICDDCYNLFREPQLYTLCRSQCFTSPYFKGCMESLCLMDEEEELDQLIDYIGKR from the exons ATGCATCTAAGTTCGCTTCAAGTGTGCGCGGCTGTCCTGACGCTCGCGTTGGCTGCAGCTGCACCTCCCACCACTACCCACCACGTGGCACGCCGATCTTTCTTCAACCTTCAGTGCAAA GGAGTGTACGACGCCGCCATCTTTGCTCGGCTCGACCGTATCTGCGACGATTGCTACAACCTCTTCAGAGAGCCACAGCTGTATACTCTGTGCAG GTCGCAATGCTTTACGTCGCCCTACTTTAAGGGTTGTATGGAGTCTTTGTGCCTCATGGACGAGGAGGAGGAGCTAGATCAACTGATCGACTACATCGGAAAACGCTAA
- the LOC126977980 gene encoding nucleoporin SEH1-B, translating to MGETGANNLFESQAILADHKDLIHDVAYDFYGERMATCSSDQYVKVWDSDGQDGWRLTASWKAHHGSVWKVTWAHPEFGQVLATCSFDRTAAIWEEVGDNTSAGAEKGLRTWVKRSNLVDSRTSVTDVKFGPKHLGLLLVTCSADGIIRIYEAPDVMNLAQWTLQHEIPTKVSISCLSWNPSLSRVNSNPPMIAVGSDEPNIAAANTQNDKTCNGKVFIYEYSESSRRWTRTECLSSVAEPVNDLAFAPNLGRSFHLLAVATRDVRIIKLEPIPESSGGGSTGGRFRSEVVAAFEEHNSCVWRVSWNVTGTLLASSGDDCRVRLWKMQYLNEWRCVAVFASEAGGGESPARSKPHTPYTRLAAITNPTHMPHH from the exons ATGGGCGAAACCGgcgcaaataatttatttgaatcaCAAGCTATTCTGGCGGACCACAAAGATCTTATTCATGATGTGGCCTACGATTTTTATGGTGAAAGAATGGCTACATGTTCCAGCGATCAGTACGTCAAG GTTTGGGACTCGGATGGTCAGGATGGTTGGCGTCTCACAGCGAGTTGGAAAGCACACCATGGCTCAGTCTGGAAAGTGACATGGGCACATCCAGAGTTTGGGCAAGTGCTTGCTACATGTTCATTTGACAGAACAGCTGCTATTTGGGAAGAAGTAG GAGACAATACATCGGCCGGTGCTGAAAAAGGTCTCAGAACATGGGTGAAGCGATCAAACTTAGTTGACTCCCGAACTTCTGTAACTGATGTGAAATTTGGACCTAAACATTTAGGGCTCTTGCTTGTCACCTGCTCAGCAGATGGTATAATAAG GATATATGAAGCTCCGGATGTGATGAACCTTGCGCAGTGGACTTTACAGCATGAGATACCAACAAAGGTGTCCATCAGTTGTCTCTCATGGAATCCGTCTTTATCTAG AGTCAACTCCAACCCGCCAATGATCGCCGTGGGCAGTGACGAGCCAAACATAGCCGCCGCCAACACACAGAATGACAAGACGTGCAATGGAAAAGTGTTTATATACGA ATACAGCGAGTCGTCTCGTCGGTGGACGCGCACAGAATGCCTCTCGTCCGTAGCGGAGCCTGTCAACGACCTCGCGTTCGCACCGAACCTGGGCCGCTCCTTCCATCTTCTGGCAGTGGCCACGAGAGACGTCCGGATCATCAAGCTGGAACCCATACC AGAGTCGAGCGGCGGCGGCAGTACCGGCGGCCGGTTCCGCAGCGAGGTGGTGGCAGCCTTCGAGGAACACAACTCGTGTGTGTGGCGCGTGTCATGGAACGTGACCGGCACGCTCCTGGCGTCCTCGGGAGACGACTGCCGCGTGCGCCTGTGGAAGA TGCAGTACCTGAACGAGTGGCGCTGCGTGGCCGTGTTCGCCAGCGAGGCGGGCGGCGGAGAGTCTCCCGCGCGCTCCAAGCCGCACACGCCCTACACGCGGCTGGCGGCCATCACCAACCCCACGCACATGCCGCACCACTGA